The Rhodococcus sp. X156 genome window below encodes:
- the dut gene encoding dUTP diphosphatase has translation MPSPSAVHAAPEQLEVALRRLHPDAVVPRRAHADDAGVDLCTLDEVRLEPGERVLVGTGLALALPPGYVGLVHPRSGLAARLGLGVLNAPGTIDAGYRGEIKVCLVNHDRSATIELQRGDRVAQLLVQRVAQVSFVEVDELADTERGAGGHGSTGMSTLGSTTTEGQ, from the coding sequence GTGCCATCCCCCTCTGCCGTCCATGCCGCTCCCGAGCAGCTCGAGGTCGCGCTGCGGCGACTGCACCCGGACGCGGTGGTGCCCCGTCGGGCGCACGCCGACGACGCCGGCGTGGACCTGTGCACCCTGGACGAGGTGCGGCTGGAGCCGGGTGAGCGGGTGCTGGTGGGCACCGGCCTGGCTCTGGCGCTGCCGCCCGGCTACGTGGGCCTGGTGCACCCCCGCTCCGGCCTGGCGGCCCGCCTGGGACTGGGCGTGCTCAACGCACCAGGCACCATCGACGCCGGCTACCGCGGGGAGATCAAGGTGTGCCTGGTCAACCACGACCGTTCCGCCACGATCGAGCTGCAGCGCGGAGACCGGGTCGCCCAGCTGCTGGTGCAGCGGGTGGCGCAGGTCAGCTTCGTCGAGGTGGACGAGCTCGCTGACACCGAACGCGGAGCTGGTGGGCACGGCTCCACCGGCATGAGCACACTGGGTAGCACCACGACTGAGGGGCAGTGA
- a CDS encoding DUF3710 domain-containing protein — protein MFGRRNKRASEAEAEATVTDIPEDLLAEQADDDADIPADGPYDSSEVDAEPEADGRLDLGSVRVPLLEGAQIQVEMEEDGTLRALHLLTEVGRITIAAFAAPRSEGMWREVLGELAQSLKDDGAEVRLEDGHWGREVIGVGAGATMRFIGVDGPRWMVRCVAAGPDEKQAELADVARALLRDTVVVRGTEPLPVRSPLPVRLPTVLADQLEAARAQQDAGAQGPAGEESDAPDSSGQPSSPQNS, from the coding sequence ATGTTTGGGCGGCGCAACAAGCGGGCGAGCGAGGCGGAGGCCGAGGCCACCGTGACCGACATTCCCGAGGACCTGCTGGCCGAGCAGGCGGACGACGACGCGGACATCCCCGCCGACGGCCCCTACGACAGCAGCGAGGTCGACGCCGAGCCGGAGGCCGACGGTCGCCTCGACCTGGGGTCGGTGCGGGTGCCGCTGCTGGAGGGCGCCCAGATCCAGGTGGAGATGGAGGAGGACGGCACCCTGCGGGCGCTGCACCTGCTCACCGAGGTCGGCCGCATCACCATCGCCGCCTTCGCCGCGCCGCGCAGCGAGGGCATGTGGCGCGAGGTGCTCGGCGAGCTGGCCCAGTCCCTCAAGGACGACGGCGCCGAGGTTCGCCTCGAGGACGGCCACTGGGGCCGTGAGGTGATCGGCGTGGGCGCCGGCGCCACCATGCGGTTCATCGGCGTGGACGGTCCGCGCTGGATGGTGCGCTGCGTCGCCGCCGGCCCGGACGAGAAGCAGGCCGAGCTGGCCGACGTGGCCCGTGCGCTGCTGCGGGACACCGTGGTGGTGCGCGGCACCGAGCCGCTGCCGGTCCGCTCGCCGCTGCCGGTGCGCCTGCCCACCGTGCTGGCCGACCAGCTGGAGGCGGCCCGCGCCCAGCAGGACGCTGGCGCCCAGGGACCGGCTGGTGAGGAGTCGGACGCTCCGGACTCGTCCGGTCAGCCGAGCTCCCCCCAGAACAGCTAG
- a CDS encoding TrkA family potassium uptake protein yields the protein MHVVIMGCGRVGSSLAAGLERLGHDVAVIDRDALSFRRLGADFAGRQITGMGFDRDVLIAAGIERAGAFAAVSSGDNSNIISARVARENFGVERVVARIYDAKRAAVYERLGIPTVATVPWTTDRFLRTLMQDSSSTAWRDPSGTVAVLEVTLHEDWAGRRVTDLEQTIGARVAFILRFGVGVLPDRRTVVQADDQVYVAAVAGTVAEASVLAAAPPPEE from the coding sequence GTGCACGTCGTCATCATGGGCTGTGGGCGCGTCGGGTCGTCGCTTGCGGCCGGGCTCGAGCGCCTCGGCCACGACGTCGCGGTGATCGACCGCGACGCCCTGTCCTTCCGTCGCCTCGGCGCCGACTTCGCCGGCCGACAGATCACCGGCATGGGCTTTGACCGGGACGTGCTCATCGCCGCCGGCATCGAGCGGGCCGGCGCGTTCGCCGCGGTCTCCAGCGGTGACAACTCCAACATCATCTCCGCCCGGGTGGCCCGGGAGAACTTCGGCGTGGAGCGGGTGGTGGCCCGGATCTACGACGCCAAGCGGGCCGCGGTGTACGAGCGGCTGGGCATCCCCACCGTCGCCACCGTGCCCTGGACCACCGACCGCTTCCTGCGCACCCTGATGCAGGACAGCAGCTCCACCGCCTGGCGTGATCCCTCCGGCACCGTCGCGGTGCTCGAGGTCACCCTGCACGAGGACTGGGCGGGCCGGCGCGTCACCGACCTGGAGCAGACCATCGGCGCCCGCGTCGCGTTCATCCTGCGCTTCGGCGTCGGTGTGCTGCCCGACCGGCGCACGGTGGTGCAGGCCGACGACCAGGTGTACGTGGCCGCGGTCGCCGGCACTGTCGCCGAGGCCTCGGTGCTCGCCGCCGCGCCGCCGCCGGAGGAGTGA
- a CDS encoding phosphotransferase family protein: MSSEQTAQPRPPAVDTVREGAPPEVVGPWLAQQLDDPRWATCDVTPIGDGRSNLTFGVHSPAGSVVLRRPPLGSVAATAHDMGRERTVLTALAGTAVPVPQVLAGQREADLLGAPFYVMELVEGTVPTGAEGDAWADRPGVRARAGAAMVNCLAELHSIDPSSVGLAEFGRPEGFMARQLRRWSAQWETWRDGLAAASGSDSPRPELTRLAERLSVAVPTSAGASIVHGDYRLENMIFAPEDPAQVRAVLDWEMSTLGDPLSDLGLMFIYWHQAEEQDVWRAAQVLPSVTRLPGFPTRIELLHHYAHRRDLDPQALEQDIQFYVAFGAFKLAVVLAGVAARANAGAADARTAAGILTALDPLVALGHHVLDHGVR, encoded by the coding sequence ATGAGCAGCGAGCAGACCGCCCAGCCCCGTCCGCCGGCCGTGGACACCGTGCGCGAGGGCGCTCCCCCGGAGGTGGTCGGACCCTGGCTCGCCCAGCAGCTGGACGACCCGCGGTGGGCCACCTGCGACGTCACGCCCATCGGCGACGGCCGCTCCAACCTCACCTTCGGCGTGCACAGCCCGGCCGGCTCGGTGGTGCTGCGGCGGCCGCCGCTGGGCTCGGTGGCCGCCACCGCGCACGACATGGGCCGGGAGCGCACCGTCCTCACCGCGCTGGCCGGAACCGCCGTGCCCGTCCCCCAGGTGCTGGCCGGGCAGCGCGAGGCCGACCTGCTCGGCGCCCCCTTCTACGTGATGGAGCTGGTCGAGGGCACCGTGCCCACCGGCGCCGAGGGCGACGCCTGGGCTGATCGGCCGGGCGTCCGCGCGCGGGCGGGTGCGGCGATGGTGAACTGCCTGGCCGAGCTGCACAGCATCGACCCGTCCTCGGTCGGGCTGGCCGAGTTCGGCCGGCCGGAGGGCTTCATGGCCCGGCAGCTGCGCCGCTGGAGCGCCCAGTGGGAGACCTGGCGCGACGGGCTGGCCGCCGCCTCGGGCAGTGACAGCCCCCGCCCGGAGCTCACCCGGCTCGCCGAGCGCCTCAGCGTCGCGGTGCCCACCTCGGCCGGCGCCAGCATCGTGCACGGCGACTACCGGCTGGAGAACATGATCTTCGCCCCCGAGGACCCCGCCCAGGTCCGCGCGGTGCTGGACTGGGAGATGTCCACCCTGGGGGATCCGCTGTCCGACCTGGGGCTGATGTTCATCTACTGGCACCAGGCCGAGGAGCAGGACGTGTGGCGCGCGGCCCAGGTGCTGCCCAGCGTCACTCGGCTGCCCGGCTTCCCCACCCGCATCGAGCTGCTGCACCACTACGCGCACCGACGCGACCTCGACCCGCAGGCCCTGGAGCAGGACATCCAGTTCTACGTGGCGTTCGGCGCCTTCAAGCTGGCGGTGGTGCTGGCCGGCGTTGCCGCCCGCGCCAACGCCGGCGCGGCCGACGCCCGCACCGCCGCCGGCATCCTCACCGCCCTGGACCCGCTGGTGGCGCTGGGCCACCACGTCCTCGACCACGGCGTCCGCTAG
- a CDS encoding TrkA family potassium uptake protein, which produces MRVAIAGAGKVGRSIARELVENDHEVMLIERDLSHIDGSAVPAAEWVHADACELASLEEAGLQDCEVVIATTGDDKANLVVSLLAKTEFAVRRVVARVNEPRNEWLFTEAWGVDVAVSTPRMLAAMVEEAVSVGDLVRLMTLRQGQANLVEVTLPLDTPLAGKPVSSLQLPRDAALVTVLRGGRVIVPLPDDSFEGGDELLFVASVEVEDQIRTALKR; this is translated from the coding sequence ATGAGGGTCGCCATCGCCGGAGCAGGCAAGGTGGGCCGCTCGATCGCCAGGGAGCTGGTGGAGAACGACCACGAGGTGATGCTCATCGAGCGCGACCTCTCCCACATCGACGGCAGCGCGGTCCCCGCCGCGGAGTGGGTGCATGCCGACGCCTGCGAGCTGGCTTCCCTGGAGGAGGCGGGGCTGCAGGACTGCGAGGTGGTCATCGCCACCACCGGTGACGACAAGGCCAACCTGGTGGTCAGCCTGCTGGCCAAGACGGAGTTCGCGGTCCGCCGCGTGGTGGCCCGCGTGAACGAGCCGCGCAACGAGTGGCTGTTCACCGAGGCCTGGGGCGTCGACGTGGCGGTCTCCACCCCGCGCATGCTGGCCGCGATGGTCGAGGAGGCGGTGTCCGTCGGCGACCTGGTGCGCCTGATGACGCTGCGCCAGGGCCAGGCCAACCTGGTGGAGGTGACGCTGCCGCTGGACACCCCGTTGGCGGGCAAGCCGGTGAGCAGCCTGCAGCTGCCCCGCGACGCCGCGCTGGTGACCGTGCTGCGCGGCGGCCGGGTGATCGTGCCGCTGCCCGACGACTCCTTCGAGGGCGGCGACGAGCTGCTGTTCGTGGCCTCGGTCGAGGTGGAGGACCAGATCCGCACCGCGCTCAAGCGCTGA
- a CDS encoding DUF3159 domain-containing protein, giving the protein MTSPVQKTLLEQMGGTSGVLASSLPVVVFVVVNSLTSLTPAIWSAVGTAAAIAVLRAVRKEGVQPAISGLFGVAIAAYIAHRTGTAKGYFLLGIYTSLVYGALFALSVLVRWPLVGVVWSFLNGHGWAWRAHRGAVRAYDVATLAWVAVFGARFVVQQWLYGNDQEGWLATARIGMGLPLYGLALLVTFACVRRADRIIEAGTPPVAPAPPEPPGQPSAGPQQRD; this is encoded by the coding sequence GTGACGTCGCCGGTCCAGAAGACCCTGCTGGAGCAGATGGGCGGCACCAGCGGAGTGCTCGCCTCCAGCCTGCCCGTGGTGGTCTTCGTCGTCGTGAACTCGCTGACGAGCCTGACCCCGGCCATCTGGTCCGCGGTGGGGACCGCGGCCGCCATCGCCGTGCTGCGGGCGGTGCGCAAGGAAGGCGTCCAGCCGGCGATCTCCGGACTCTTCGGCGTGGCCATCGCCGCCTACATCGCCCACCGCACCGGCACGGCCAAGGGCTACTTCCTGCTGGGCATCTACACGAGCCTGGTCTACGGAGCGCTCTTCGCGCTGTCGGTGCTGGTGCGGTGGCCGCTGGTGGGCGTGGTGTGGTCGTTCCTCAACGGGCACGGCTGGGCCTGGCGCGCGCACCGGGGCGCGGTCCGCGCCTACGACGTGGCCACGCTGGCCTGGGTGGCGGTCTTCGGAGCGCGCTTCGTGGTGCAGCAGTGGCTCTACGGCAACGACCAGGAGGGCTGGCTGGCCACCGCGCGGATCGGCATGGGCCTGCCGCTGTACGGCCTGGCGCTGCTGGTGACCTTCGCCTGCGTGCGCCGAGCCGACCGCATCATCGAGGCTGGGACGCCCCCGGTCGCACCAGCGCCCCCCGAGCCGCCGGGCCAGCCCAGCGCGGGGCCGCAGCAGCGAGACTGA
- a CDS encoding DUF3093 domain-containing protein, which produces MAEPASPASSTTGAGATTRGAYTERLWVPWWWWPLGIFVAALLAAEVHMGAPGVRAWLPYVVLVPFAAWTLVRMGSLRLSVRDGELRVGDAHIPVSLIARAAPVPATAKRAAMGRQLDPAAYVQHRTWVPTMVLLVLDDPDDPTPYWLVSTRHPDRVIAALQEAGLGAERD; this is translated from the coding sequence ATGGCCGAACCTGCATCACCAGCCAGCTCCACGACCGGAGCGGGCGCAACCACCCGCGGCGCCTACACCGAGCGGCTGTGGGTCCCGTGGTGGTGGTGGCCGCTGGGCATCTTCGTGGCCGCCCTGCTGGCCGCCGAGGTGCACATGGGCGCACCGGGAGTGCGTGCGTGGCTGCCCTACGTCGTGCTGGTGCCGTTCGCGGCCTGGACGCTGGTCCGCATGGGCTCGCTGCGGCTGTCGGTGCGCGACGGCGAGCTCCGGGTGGGCGACGCCCACATCCCGGTGTCGCTGATCGCCCGTGCGGCGCCGGTGCCGGCCACCGCCAAGCGCGCCGCCATGGGCCGCCAGCTCGACCCGGCGGCCTACGTGCAGCACCGCACCTGGGTGCCCACCATGGTGCTGCTGGTGCTGGACGACCCCGACGACCCGACGCCGTACTGGCTGGTCAGCACCCGCCACCCGGACCGCGTCATCGCCGCGCTGCAGGAGGCTGGCCTGGGCGCCGAGCGCGACTGA
- a CDS encoding TRAM domain-containing protein — protein sequence MSSTAAPGESLDWTGETLELELGAPGHGGFCVARHEGRVVFVRHGLPGERVRALVTEDRGGSFCRADAVAVLTASPDRVVPRCPVAGPGGCGGCDFQHAALPAQRQMKAMVVAEQLRRLGGLDLTAEDVVVEELPGAPDGLGWRSRVRMAVTADGQPGFHPHRSNDVIPVLGCPQAVPHALDDVVGQQWTPGADLQVVRDGAGEQHVVELTTPQRPQRGRRKPRPVAQLRRGSATATEQAAGRTWAVSADGFWQAHVGAAEVYAQVVAELADAPTGGTAWDLYSGVGLFSAVLAEQVGAAGTVVAVESSRQAVADGTAALADLPQVRMVAGQVEQQLRTLPVPVDVVVLDPPRSGAGRSVVEAITAAEPTRIVYVACDPAALGRDVALLGAQGYRLSVLRAFDAFPMTHHVECIALFQR from the coding sequence ATGAGCAGCACGGCAGCACCGGGGGAGAGCCTGGACTGGACGGGGGAGACGCTGGAGCTGGAGCTCGGCGCCCCCGGGCACGGCGGGTTCTGCGTGGCCCGGCACGAGGGTCGGGTGGTGTTCGTCCGCCACGGCCTGCCCGGCGAGCGGGTGCGCGCGCTGGTCACCGAGGACCGCGGCGGGTCGTTCTGTCGTGCCGACGCCGTGGCGGTCCTCACCGCCTCGCCCGACCGGGTGGTGCCACGCTGCCCGGTGGCCGGTCCCGGCGGCTGCGGTGGCTGCGACTTCCAGCACGCCGCGCTGCCCGCCCAGCGGCAGATGAAGGCCATGGTGGTGGCCGAGCAGCTGCGCCGCCTCGGCGGGCTGGACCTGACCGCCGAGGACGTCGTGGTGGAGGAGCTGCCCGGCGCGCCCGACGGCCTGGGCTGGCGCAGCCGGGTGCGGATGGCGGTGACCGCCGACGGACAGCCGGGCTTTCACCCACACCGCAGCAACGACGTGATCCCGGTGCTGGGCTGCCCGCAGGCGGTGCCGCACGCCCTGGACGACGTGGTGGGCCAGCAGTGGACCCCCGGTGCGGACCTGCAGGTGGTGCGCGACGGCGCGGGGGAGCAGCACGTGGTGGAGCTGACCACCCCGCAGCGCCCGCAGCGCGGCCGGCGCAAGCCGCGCCCGGTGGCCCAGCTGCGCCGCGGCAGCGCCACCGCCACCGAGCAGGCCGCGGGGCGCACCTGGGCGGTGTCCGCCGACGGCTTCTGGCAGGCCCACGTGGGCGCGGCCGAGGTCTACGCGCAGGTGGTTGCCGAGCTGGCCGACGCCCCGACGGGCGGCACGGCCTGGGACCTCTACAGCGGGGTGGGCCTGTTCTCCGCGGTGCTGGCCGAGCAGGTGGGGGCTGCGGGCACCGTGGTGGCGGTGGAGTCCTCCCGCCAGGCGGTGGCCGACGGCACCGCGGCGCTGGCCGACCTGCCGCAGGTGCGCATGGTGGCCGGGCAGGTGGAGCAGCAGCTGCGGACGCTGCCCGTGCCGGTGGACGTGGTGGTGCTCGACCCGCCGCGCAGCGGAGCCGGACGATCGGTGGTGGAGGCGATCACCGCGGCCGAGCCCACCCGCATCGTCTACGTGGCGTGCGACCCGGCGGCGCTGGGCCGCGACGTGGCCCTCCTGGGCGCGCAGGGCTACCGGCTGAGCGTGCTGCGCGCCTTCGACGCCTTCCCGATGACCCACCACGTGGAGTGCATCGCCCTGTTCCAGCGCTGA
- the cei gene encoding envelope integrity protein Cei, translating into MVSLSTGSRSPGGPPGAHDGYQRRRPLPAIALLVVLSVLVLVVWVQVLTQSSTAADTSVCPEPTPAGDNAGIEVGVPQTEQGTKITSADLAAAPPSAPQAAQVRVLNANGQRGQASLVAAQLAQLGFTPAPDMASGNDTVFTAQDMRCQAQVRFGEAGKPAARTLQLLVPCAELVQDDRKDQTVDLALGTVFSSLSSDADVTAALTALSKHAADPQTPAPDSTELAQALSVSC; encoded by the coding sequence GTGGTTTCGCTGAGCACGGGAAGTCGGTCGCCGGGCGGCCCTCCGGGAGCGCACGACGGGTACCAACGTCGTCGCCCCCTGCCGGCCATTGCGCTGCTCGTCGTGCTGAGCGTGCTGGTGCTGGTGGTGTGGGTGCAGGTGCTCACCCAGAGCAGCACGGCGGCGGACACCTCGGTCTGCCCCGAGCCCACCCCCGCCGGGGACAACGCCGGCATCGAGGTGGGTGTGCCGCAGACCGAGCAGGGCACCAAGATCACCTCGGCCGACCTGGCCGCGGCTCCGCCGTCCGCGCCCCAGGCCGCCCAGGTGCGGGTGCTCAACGCCAACGGTCAGCGCGGGCAGGCCTCGCTGGTGGCCGCGCAGCTGGCCCAGCTCGGCTTCACCCCGGCGCCGGACATGGCCTCCGGCAACGACACGGTGTTCACCGCGCAGGACATGCGCTGCCAGGCCCAGGTCCGCTTCGGCGAGGCCGGCAAGCCGGCGGCACGCACCCTGCAGCTGCTGGTGCCCTGCGCCGAGCTGGTGCAGGACGACCGCAAGGACCAGACGGTCGACCTGGCGCTGGGCACGGTGTTCAGCTCGCTCAGCTCCGACGCCGACGTGACCGCGGCGCTGACGGCGCTGTCCAAGCACGCCGCCGACCCGCAGACCCCGGCGCCGGACTCCACCGAGCTGGCCCAGGCCCTCTCGGTCAGCTGCTGA
- a CDS encoding alpha/beta hydrolase, translated as MPEIGHRPPPRAVLLPGTGSDADFVRRAFGKALAACGIDLVAVEPDPVDVVAGYRAALDAAARDCHGALLVGGVSLGATVAAGWAREHPGVLSGLLVALPAWLGEPGDAPAALSARFSARRLREHGLEAVLAEVNASTPPWLSAELSRAWRRQWPALPTAMDHAATAVGPTATELAELGVPTGVAGAVDDPVHPLAVAQQWVACAPAAVLDTVTLAELGADPGVLGTACVRAWQAARAVSAARAVR; from the coding sequence ATGCCCGAAATCGGACACCGTCCCCCGCCCCGCGCGGTGCTGCTGCCCGGCACCGGCTCGGACGCCGACTTCGTCCGCCGGGCGTTCGGAAAAGCGCTCGCCGCCTGCGGGATCGACCTGGTGGCGGTCGAGCCCGACCCGGTCGACGTGGTGGCCGGCTACCGCGCAGCACTGGACGCTGCGGCGCGGGACTGTCACGGAGCGCTACTTGTGGGGGGCGTCTCACTTGGGGCCACCGTGGCGGCAGGCTGGGCCCGGGAGCACCCAGGAGTCCTCAGTGGCCTGCTGGTCGCGCTGCCGGCGTGGCTGGGCGAGCCGGGTGACGCGCCCGCCGCGCTCAGTGCCCGCTTCTCCGCCCGGCGCCTGCGGGAGCACGGTCTGGAGGCGGTGCTGGCCGAGGTGAACGCCTCCACACCGCCGTGGCTGTCCGCGGAGCTGAGCCGCGCCTGGCGCCGGCAGTGGCCCGCTCTGCCCACGGCCATGGACCACGCTGCCACCGCTGTGGGGCCCACGGCGACGGAGCTGGCCGAGCTGGGTGTGCCGACGGGCGTGGCGGGCGCGGTGGACGACCCGGTGCACCCGCTCGCGGTGGCCCAGCAGTGGGTGGCCTGCGCCCCTGCGGCCGTGCTGGACACGGTGACGCTGGCCGAGCTGGGCGCCGACCCCGGGGTGCTGGGGACCGCGTGCGTGCGGGCCTGGCAGGCCGCCCGCGCGGTGTCGGCAGCGCGGGCCGTCCGCTAG
- a CDS encoding APC family permease, with translation MPTISSVAKRLLLGRPFRSDTLSDTLLPKRLALPVFASDAMSSVAYAPQEIFLMLSVSGLAAYTYAPWIGLVVAVVMLVVVTSYRQNVHAYPSGGGDYEVATVNIGKPAGLTVASALLVDYTLTVAVSISSAADNIGSAVPFIATHKVTFAVAAIILLTAVNLRGLRESGTAFALPTYAFMGGMLVMIAWGLSRILLLGDDVQAESASFELVPEHGSELTGFALAFLLLRAFSQGSAALTGVEAISNGVPAFRKPKSKNAATTLLLLGVISVTMLLGLVSLAVLTDVRIAEDPATQLHGAPAGYEQKTLVAQIAQAVFSGFSPGFYFIAAVTGLVLALAANTAFNGFPVLGSILAQDRYLPRQLHTRGDRLAFSNGIVFLAAAAIVLVVSFQASVTSLLNLYVVGVFVSFTVSQFGMVRHWSRLMQVETDPMARRGMRRSQTINAVGMTMTGAVLVIVLLTKFLAGAWIAILAMGMLYLMMTMIHRHYQRVAVELESAEGEQVLPSRNHSIVLVSKLHKPTIRALAYARVTRPDVLEAVTVNVDDKDTRALVREWNARNIPVPLKVVESPYREITRPVLDYVSRVRRESPRDVVTVYVPEYVVGHWWEQLLHNQSALRLKSRLLFQPGVMVTSVPWQLTSSQKGGKTDSPSVTPGASRRGFDERTAPR, from the coding sequence GTGCCCACCATCTCGAGCGTGGCCAAGCGCCTGCTGCTTGGCCGCCCCTTCCGCAGCGACACCCTGAGCGACACGCTGCTGCCCAAAAGGCTCGCGCTACCGGTGTTCGCGTCCGACGCCATGTCGTCGGTGGCCTACGCACCGCAAGAGATCTTCCTGATGCTCTCGGTGTCCGGGCTGGCGGCGTACACCTACGCGCCGTGGATCGGCCTCGTGGTGGCGGTGGTGATGCTCGTGGTGGTCACCAGCTACCGCCAGAACGTGCACGCCTACCCCTCCGGCGGTGGCGACTACGAGGTGGCCACGGTGAACATCGGCAAGCCGGCCGGGCTCACCGTCGCCAGCGCGCTGCTGGTCGACTACACGCTCACCGTCGCCGTCTCGATCTCCTCCGCCGCGGACAACATCGGCTCGGCCGTGCCGTTCATCGCCACCCACAAGGTGACCTTCGCCGTGGCGGCGATCATCCTGCTCACCGCGGTGAACCTGCGCGGGCTGCGCGAGTCCGGCACCGCCTTCGCGCTGCCGACCTACGCCTTCATGGGCGGCATGCTGGTGATGATCGCCTGGGGACTGAGCCGGATCCTGCTGCTCGGCGACGACGTGCAGGCGGAGTCGGCCAGCTTCGAGCTGGTCCCCGAGCACGGCAGCGAGCTCACCGGGTTCGCGCTGGCCTTCCTGCTACTGCGCGCGTTCAGCCAGGGCTCGGCGGCACTCACCGGGGTGGAGGCCATCAGCAACGGGGTGCCCGCCTTCCGCAAGCCCAAGTCCAAGAACGCGGCCACCACGCTGCTGCTGCTCGGCGTCATCTCGGTGACCATGCTGCTGGGCCTGGTCAGCCTGGCGGTGCTCACCGACGTGCGCATCGCCGAGGACCCGGCCACCCAGCTGCACGGAGCCCCCGCCGGCTACGAGCAGAAGACCTTGGTGGCGCAGATCGCGCAGGCCGTGTTCTCCGGCTTCTCCCCGGGCTTCTACTTCATCGCGGCCGTCACCGGCCTGGTGCTGGCCCTGGCGGCCAACACCGCGTTCAACGGCTTCCCGGTGCTCGGCTCGATCCTGGCCCAGGACCGCTACCTCCCGCGCCAGCTGCACACCCGTGGCGACCGGCTGGCCTTCTCCAACGGCATCGTCTTCCTCGCCGCCGCCGCGATCGTGCTGGTGGTGTCCTTCCAGGCCAGCGTCACCTCGCTGCTCAACCTGTACGTGGTGGGGGTGTTCGTCTCCTTCACGGTGAGCCAGTTCGGCATGGTTCGGCACTGGAGCCGGCTGATGCAGGTGGAGACCGACCCGATGGCGCGTCGAGGGATGCGGCGGTCCCAGACCATCAACGCGGTGGGCATGACCATGACCGGTGCCGTGCTGGTGATCGTGCTGCTCACCAAGTTCCTGGCGGGTGCGTGGATCGCGATCCTGGCGATGGGCATGCTCTACCTGATGATGACGATGATCCACCGGCACTACCAGCGGGTGGCGGTGGAGCTGGAGTCGGCGGAGGGTGAACAGGTGCTGCCCAGCCGCAACCACTCCATCGTGCTCGTCTCCAAGCTGCACAAGCCGACCATCCGGGCGCTGGCCTACGCCCGGGTGACCCGGCCGGACGTGCTGGAGGCGGTGACGGTGAACGTCGACGACAAGGACACCCGGGCGCTGGTGCGGGAGTGGAACGCCCGCAACATCCCGGTGCCGCTGAAGGTGGTGGAGTCGCCCTACCGGGAAATCACCCGACCGGTCCTGGACTACGTGAGCCGGGTGCGCCGGGAGTCCCCGCGCGACGTGGTGACGGTGTACGTGCCGGAGTACGTGGTGGGGCACTGGTGGGAGCAGCTGCTGCACAACCAGAGCGCGCTGCGGCTGAAGAGCCGGCTGCTGTTCCAGCCCGGCGTGATGGTGACCAGCGTGCCGTGGCAGCTGACGTCGTCGCAGAAGGGCGGCAAGACCGACTCACCGTCGGTGACGCCGGGGGCGTCCCGGCGCGGATTCGACGAGCGGACGGCACCACGATGA
- a CDS encoding OB-fold nucleic acid binding domain-containing protein: MASTEAGYFRRLARRLTTDVAELDAHEITQTSEAAGARRACDCSRGEEVTVLGRLRSTEGSPAGCDASLEAELFDGTDGITLVWIGRRRIPGIEAGRTVQVRGRLAERNGAKVLYNPHYELQCGQ; encoded by the coding sequence ATGGCCAGCACCGAGGCCGGCTACTTCCGGCGGCTCGCCCGCCGCCTCACCACCGACGTCGCCGAGCTCGACGCCCATGAGATCACCCAGACCTCGGAGGCCGCCGGCGCTCGCCGGGCCTGCGACTGCTCGCGGGGCGAGGAGGTCACCGTGCTCGGGCGCCTCCGCAGCACCGAGGGCAGCCCGGCCGGGTGCGACGCCAGCCTGGAGGCCGAGCTCTTCGACGGCACCGACGGCATCACCCTGGTGTGGATCGGCCGCCGCCGCATTCCCGGCATCGAGGCGGGCCGCACCGTGCAGGTGCGCGGTCGCCTCGCCGAGCGCAACGGCGCCAAGGTGCTCTACAACCCGCACTACGAGCTGCAGTGTGGGCAGTAG
- a CDS encoding DUF4193 domain-containing protein, producing MAQDYDAPRRTESDDISEDSLEELKARRNEAQSSAVDVDETDTAESFELPGADLSGEELSVRVVPKQADEFTCSSCFLVHHRSRFAGERKGMPICRDCAA from the coding sequence ATGGCACAAGACTACGACGCTCCACGACGCACGGAGTCCGACGACATATCCGAGGACTCGCTCGAGGAGCTCAAGGCGCGACGCAACGAGGCGCAGTCCTCGGCCGTCGACGTCGACGAGACCGACACCGCGGAGTCCTTCGAGCTTCCCGGCGCAGACCTCTCCGGTGAGGAGCTGTCGGTGCGGGTGGTGCCCAAGCAGGCGGACGAGTTCACCTGCTCCAGCTGCTTCCTGGTGCACCACCGCAGCCGCTTCGCCGGCGAGCGCAAGGGCATGCCGATCTGCCGCGACTGCGCGGCCTGA